A single region of the Nitrospinota bacterium genome encodes:
- the rsmI gene encoding 16S rRNA (cytidine(1402)-2'-O)-methyltransferase, producing the protein MATPIGNLGDITIRAVDILSTVDNIAAEDTRKSRILFNHHGIKPKRLLSYFGPKEEIKAKELLNLLEQGETVALITDAGTPGISDPAGRIVRLAIENGINIIPIPGPSALIAALPVSGFDTSSFVFEGFLPVKSGRRKATLERLYSEGRTVILYESTHRILKLLDELESDIPERKIVVARELTKMFEEFVRGTPSEVKAQLTGKRTKGEFVVLIEGEDKKIKGGSCDGSS; encoded by the coding sequence GTGGCAACTCCGATAGGGAATCTCGGCGATATCACCATCCGGGCAGTGGATATACTCTCAACTGTCGACAACATCGCCGCGGAGGATACCAGGAAGAGCAGAATACTTTTCAATCACCACGGGATAAAACCGAAAAGGCTACTCAGCTACTTCGGCCCGAAGGAGGAGATAAAGGCGAAAGAGCTTTTAAATCTGCTGGAGCAGGGGGAAACGGTAGCCCTCATCACCGATGCCGGGACACCAGGGATATCCGACCCCGCGGGGAGGATAGTGCGTCTTGCGATAGAAAATGGGATAAACATCATTCCGATTCCGGGGCCTTCCGCGCTTATCGCGGCGTTGCCGGTCTCCGGGTTTGATACATCTTCGTTCGTCTTCGAGGGATTCCTCCCTGTGAAAAGCGGGAGGAGAAAGGCGACCCTGGAAAGGCTCTACTCCGAAGGGCGGACGGTAATTCTATATGAGTCAACACACCGTATATTGAAACTTCTCGACGAGCTTGAGAGCGACATTCCCGAAAGAAAGATCGTCGTGGCAAGGGAGTTGACGAAGATGTTCGAGGAGTTCGTCCGCGGCACCCCGTCAGAAGTAAAGGCTCAGCTTACTGGCAAGCGCACCAAAGGGGAGTTCGTAGTCCTCATTGAAGGTGAAGATAAAAAAATCAAAGGTGGAAGTTGCG
- a CDS encoding tetratricopeptide repeat protein, protein MAKESPEDKLFATLEKCAFLVVGFPQNEAKFIKQTLRERRIQKVDEITECVGVFEKLELAQYHFLIMNAEAASCPTLLSKLVACRRFMKTPLIVFSKSPKALRGSYKKKQMIGRFLEMPFTAAALENALLGIAGHEKYDKNQITNISEALEHYNKGTKHFEEEELDEAEKELMLCVKADPGFIDGYTKLAEILIEKKNFELAMKVLKKAVSVDPEYGEIFYFVGLIHSIKDNKDSAISAFDKASEVEPENVHLLIDLGNACLDKNWIDDALRYFNLAKSKNPEFLQVYNRIGIALSRAGRFVEAEVEYQRAMQLDPSDAGVRFNMGMMYHRQKDNKKAADFFKKAIQLDPTLEEAKNMLKKATA, encoded by the coding sequence GTGGCTAAAGAAAGTCCTGAAGATAAGTTGTTTGCGACGCTTGAAAAGTGCGCTTTTCTGGTAGTCGGCTTCCCGCAGAATGAGGCGAAGTTTATCAAGCAAACTCTGCGCGAGCGACGCATCCAGAAAGTGGATGAAATTACCGAATGCGTGGGGGTCTTTGAAAAACTGGAACTGGCGCAGTACCACTTCCTTATCATGAACGCCGAAGCCGCTTCATGCCCCACGCTCCTTTCCAAGCTTGTTGCATGCAGGCGATTCATGAAGACGCCTCTGATAGTTTTCTCCAAAAGCCCCAAGGCACTGCGCGGGAGCTATAAGAAGAAGCAGATGATCGGACGGTTCCTGGAAATGCCGTTCACCGCGGCGGCGCTGGAAAACGCTCTCCTCGGAATTGCCGGGCATGAAAAATACGACAAAAACCAGATAACCAATATTTCCGAGGCGCTCGAACATTACAACAAGGGGACAAAGCATTTCGAGGAAGAAGAACTCGATGAGGCGGAAAAGGAACTGATGCTATGCGTAAAGGCCGACCCCGGCTTTATCGACGGCTACACCAAGCTCGCTGAGATACTGATTGAGAAAAAGAATTTTGAACTCGCCATGAAAGTTCTGAAAAAAGCAGTTTCAGTCGACCCGGAATACGGGGAAATATTCTACTTCGTTGGGCTGATCCACTCGATAAAGGACAATAAGGATTCTGCCATTTCCGCATTCGACAAGGCCTCGGAGGTCGAGCCTGAAAACGTCCATCTCCTTATCGATCTCGGCAACGCCTGCCTCGACAAGAACTGGATAGATGACGCACTTCGGTATTTCAACCTTGCCAAAAGTAAAAATCCGGAATTTCTCCAGGTTTACAACAGGATCGGCATCGCGCTTAGCCGAGCGGGGAGGTTCGTGGAAGCCGAGGTGGAATACCAAAGGGCCATGCAGCTGGATCCGTCCGACGCAGGTGTCCGCTTCAATATGGGGATGATGTATCACAGACAGAAAGACAATAAAAAGGCGGCTGATTTTTTCAAGAAGGCGATCCAGCTCGACCCTACCCTGGAAGAGGCAAAAAACATGCTAAAGAAAGCGACCGCCTGA